From Candidatus Saganbacteria bacterium, a single genomic window includes:
- the pyrF gene encoding orotidine-5'-phosphate decarboxylase — translation MDFLNRLDQAGEKNDSLLCVGLDIDLARMPKEFLSKEDPIFSFNKMVVDKTRDLVCAYKPNIAFYEMYGIYGLQSLIKTIEYIPDEIPVILDAKRGDVGHTAGAYAKSAFEVFKADATTVNPYLGYDSIKPFLEYRDRGTFILCLTSNAGYRDFQDSGDEKVPLYIHVAKHVKEWDIYGNCGLVAGATNPGELKKIREIAVNMPILIPGIGAQGGDLEQSVRNGITKDKNRAVINSSRSIIYSDDPAKAAKKLRDEINRYR, via the coding sequence ATGGACTTCCTGAACAGGCTTGACCAGGCAGGCGAAAAGAATGACAGCCTTCTATGCGTCGGGCTCGACATAGACCTCGCGCGCATGCCGAAAGAGTTCCTTTCAAAAGAAGACCCGATCTTTTCATTCAACAAGATGGTGGTGGACAAGACCAGAGATCTTGTCTGCGCGTATAAGCCGAACATAGCTTTTTACGAGATGTACGGCATCTACGGCCTGCAATCGCTGATAAAAACAATAGAGTATATCCCCGACGAGATACCCGTCATCCTTGACGCCAAAAGAGGCGACGTGGGCCATACCGCGGGCGCGTACGCGAAGAGCGCCTTTGAAGTATTCAAAGCCGACGCGACAACGGTCAACCCGTACCTCGGATATGATTCGATAAAACCTTTTCTTGAGTACCGGGACCGCGGCACGTTCATCCTGTGCCTTACATCAAACGCCGGGTACCGCGACTTCCAGGACAGCGGGGACGAAAAAGTTCCGCTCTATATACACGTGGCAAAGCACGTCAAGGAATGGGATATATACGGCAATTGCGGTCTTGTGGCGGGCGCGACGAATCCCGGTGAATTAAAAAAGATCAGGGAGATCGCTGTTAATATGCCTATCTTGATCCCGGGCATCGGCGCGCAGGGAGGAGACCTGGAACAATCTGTAAGGAACGGGATCACAAAAGACAAGAACAGGGCTGTGATCAATTCATCGCGGTCAATAATCTATTCGGATGACCCAGCCAAAGCGGCAAAGAAATTAAGGGACGAGATCAACAGGTACAGATAG
- the trpA gene encoding tryptophan synthase subunit alpha, whose protein sequence is MSNISKAFKKGKALITFIMAGDPSLSKTETLVPELEKSGADIIEIGIPFSDSIADGPTITEAAERAIRKGTNAAKVIRAVKKIRKKTQIPIVLMTSYNIVFSYGIEKFINDSSKAGVDGLILPDLPIEGAKDISKKAQQKGVDLIFLVAPNSAPERIRMAARHSRGFIYMMSLTGTTGERKQLSGEIGAVIKKIRKYTNKPIAVGFGISTPQQAGLVSKHADGVIVGSAIVKLIHENIKKVPKFIAELKKAICTC, encoded by the coding sequence ATGTCCAATATCTCAAAAGCGTTCAAAAAAGGGAAGGCCCTCATAACTTTCATCATGGCGGGCGATCCGTCGCTTTCTAAGACCGAAACGCTTGTCCCGGAACTTGAAAAAAGCGGGGCGGATATCATAGAGATCGGCATACCGTTCTCGGACTCGATAGCGGACGGGCCGACTATTACCGAGGCGGCAGAAAGGGCTATAAGAAAAGGCACAAATGCGGCTAAGGTCATCCGGGCGGTAAAAAAGATCAGGAAGAAAACGCAGATCCCGATCGTCCTGATGACAAGCTATAATATCGTGTTCTCTTACGGCATAGAAAAATTCATAAATGACAGTTCAAAAGCCGGGGTAGACGGCCTGATACTTCCCGACCTGCCGATCGAAGGCGCAAAAGATATCAGCAAGAAAGCTCAGCAAAAAGGTGTCGACCTCATTTTCCTCGTCGCGCCTAACAGTGCCCCTGAAAGGATAAGGATGGCCGCAAGGCATTCAAGAGGATTTATTTACATGATGTCGCTGACAGGCACCACGGGAGAAAGAAAGCAGCTCTCCGGTGAAATAGGGGCGGTCATCAAAAAGATCAGGAAATATACTAATAAACCGATCGCTGTGGGTTTTGGAATATCGACCCCTCAGCAGGCCGGATTAGTGTCAAAACATGCTGACGGTGTCATTGTCGGGAGCGCGATAGTCAAGCTTATTCATGAAAATATTAAGAAAGTGCCGAAGTTTATCGCAGAACTTAAAAAAGCTATCTGTACCTGTTGA